One Serinus canaria isolate serCan28SL12 chromosome Z, serCan2020, whole genome shotgun sequence DNA window includes the following coding sequences:
- the EXOSC5 gene encoding exosome complex component RRP46, with protein sequence MAVELEVADGQCRLRPFSCELGLLSRPDGSAAFLQGDTSVLAGLYGPAEAKISKELPDRAALEVLLRPKVGLPGVLERSREQLLRQTCEAVLLGVLHPRTAISLVLQVLSDAGSLLSCCLNAACMALLDAGLPLAALFCGVTCALQPDGTILLDPTARQEQEARAVLTFAIASSERKVLMATTKGSCSVEEMQQCLAAAQRAASTIFQFYRDSVRRRYSKC encoded by the exons ATGGCggtggagctggaggtggcGGACGGGCAGTGCCGGCTGCGGCCCTTCTCCTGcgagctggggctgctctcgCGGCCCGACGGCTCGGCCGCCTTCCTGCAGG gtgacACCTCGGTGCTGGCCGGGCTGTACGGCCCCGCGGAGGCCAAGATCAGCAAGGAGCTGCCGGACCGGGCGGcgctggaggtgctgctgcgCCCCAAGGTGGGGCTGCCAG GCGTGCTGGAGCGCAGCCGGGAGCAGCTGCTGCGGCAGACGTGCGAGGCCGTGCTGCTGGGCGTGCTGCACCCGCGCACCGCCatctccctggtgctgcaggtgctcagcGACGCCGGCTCT ctgctgtcctgctgcctgaaCGCCGCCTGCATGGCGCTGCTGGATGCAGGGCTGCCCCTCGCCGCCCTCTTCTGCGGAGTCACCTGCGCCCTGCAGCCCGACGGCACCATCCTGCTGGACCCCACGGCCCGACAGGAGCAG GAGGCACGCGCCGTCCTCACCTTCGCCATCGCCAGCAGCGAGAGGAAGGTGCTGATGGCCACCACCaagggcagctgctctgtggaggAG atgcagcagtgcctggccgCGGCCCAGCGTGCCGCCAGCACCATCTTCCAGTTCTACCGCGACTCCGTGCGCCGCCGCTACTCCAAGTGCTGA
- the EMC4 gene encoding ER membrane protein complex subunit 4 → MAAAAAALRGRRFKWSLDLGAAPGARPRGAAEGRGPLGFADRQLGEGGVHESDKILMEKRCWDVALAPLKQIPMNLFIMYMAGNTISIFPAMMVCMMGWRPLQALMSLSATLKALESSSRRALQGLVFLVGNGLGLALALYKCQAMGLLPTRPSDWLAFVTPPQRMEFTGGGLIL, encoded by the exons atggcggcggcggcagcagcgctCCGGGGCCGGCGCTTCAAGTGGTCTCTGGACCTGGGGGCGGCGCCGGGGGCTCG GCCCCGCGGCGCCGCCGAGGGCCGCGGCCCTCTCGGCTTCGCTGACCGGCAGCTGGGGGAGGGCGGCGTCCACGAGAGCGACAAGATCCTCATGGAGAAG CGCTGTTGGGACGTGGCTCTGGCGCCGCTGAAGCAGATCCCCATGAACCTGTTCATCATGTACATGGCCGGCAACACCATCTCCATCTTCCCGGCCATGATGGTCTGCATGATGGGCTGGCGCCCGCTGCAGGCCCTCATGTCCCTGTCTGCCA ccctgaagGCCCTGGAGAGCTCAAGCCGGCGGGCACTGCAGGGTCTCGTGTTCCTGGTGGGCAacgggctggggctggcactggcccTCTACAAGTGCCAGGCCATGGGGCTGCTGCCCACCCGCCCTTCCGACTGGCTGGCCTTTGTCACCCCCCCGCAG CGAATGGAATTCACTGGGGGAGGCCTGATCTTGTGA
- the TOMM5 gene encoding mitochondrial import receptor subunit TOM5 homolog, translating into MFRIEGLGPKMDPEELRRKMRRDVLASVRNFLIYVALLRITPFILKKLDSI; encoded by the exons ATGTTCCGCATCGAGGGGCTGGGGCCCAAGATGGACCCCGAGGAGCTCCGCCGGAAGATGCGCCGCGACGTGCTCGCCTCCGTCCGCAACTTCCTCATCTACGTCGCACTGCTGCGGATCA CTCCGTTCATCCTGAAGAAGCTGGACAGTATATGA